In Danaus plexippus chromosome 19, MEX_DaPlex, whole genome shotgun sequence, the following are encoded in one genomic region:
- the LOC116768171 gene encoding sodium channel protein para isoform X12: protein MSEDLDSISEEERSLFRPFTRESLAAIESRIAEEHAKQKELEKKRAEGETDLGRTKKKKEVRYDDEDEDEGPQPDATLEQGLPLPVRMQGSFPLELASTPLEDIDPFYHNQTTFVVISKGKDIFRFSATNALWILDPFNPIRRVAIYILVHPLFSLFIITTILVNCILMIMPTTPTVESTEVIFTGIYTFESAVKVMARGFILQPFTYLRDAWNWLDFVVIALAYVTMGIDLGNLAALRTFRVLRALKTVAIVPGLKTIVGAVIESVKNLRDVIILTMFSLSVFALMGLQIYMGVLTQKCIKVFPEDGSWGNLTDENWERFCQNETNWYGGDGEYPLCGNSSGAGQCEPGYMCLQGYGPNPNYGYTSFDTFGWAFLSAFRLMTQDYWENLYQLVLRSAGSWHVLFFVVIIFLGSFYLVNLILAIVAMSYDELQKKAEEEEQAEEEALREAEQKAAARADKQEAREAHAREQAAAAEAAAYAEAHPAKSPSDSSCQSYELFVNQERGNQDDNTRERMSLRSDPFQDSVSTQPTHKPTATEQHHEPARRQRKVSMASLSLPGSPFNLRRGSRGSHQMALRPNGRNRYPPGADRKPLVLSTYLDAQEHLPYADDSNAVTPMSEENGAIIIPVYYANLGSRHSSYTSHQSRLSYTSHGDLLGGKAQTKEARLRGRSASRNHSVTSQPHAYPLPRQDSSLASRPLREYEISTTESTDEAGKVLKQSNDNPFIESQRPNVVDMRDVMVLNEIIEQAGRQSRASEQNVSVYYFPTAEDDEDGPTFKERLLECLMKGIDFFCVWDCCWLWLEFQKYVALLVFDPFVELFITLCIVVNTLFMALDHHDMDKDMDKALKSGNYFFTATFGIEAMLKLIAMSPKYYFQEGWNVFDFIIVALSLLELGLEGVQGLSVLRSFRLLRVFKLAKSWPTLNLLISIMGRTMGALGNLTFVLCIIIFIFAVMGMQLFGKNYVDYVDRFPDGDLPRWNFTDFMHSFMIVFRVLCGEWIESMWDCMLVGDVSCIPFFLATVVIGNLVVLNLFLALLLSNFGSSNLSSPTADQDTNKIAEAFNRISRFIDWVKKSVADILKLVKNKLTNQIAIHAPGLKAALCGRCVSSERVDNELELGADIDDGVLYKDKKLKDQVEVAIGDGMEFTIPGDNKYKKGKLLMNNINAITDNHTDNRINCELNHHGYPIQDDDTISQKSYGSHKIRSFKDESHKGSTDTIDGEEKKDASKEELGLEEEMIAEEEDGKLDLAKIDIKAGEGEVMDSPADCCPEPCYQRFPFLAGDDESPFWQGWAMLRLKTYRLIENTYFETAVITMILLSSLALALEDVHLPHRPILQDILYYMDRIFTVIFFIEMLIKWLALGFQKYFTNAWCWLDFIIVMVSLINFVAALCGAGGIQAFKTMRTLRALRPLRAMSRMQGMRVVVNALVQAIPSIFNVLLVCLIFWLIFAIMGVQLFAGKYFKCVDMNHTTLSHEIIPDRNACILENYTWENSPMNFDHVGKAYLCLFQVATFKGWIQIMNDAIDSREVDRQPIRETNIYMYLYFVFFIIFGSFFTLNLFIGVIIDNFNEQKKKAGGSLEMFMTEDQKKYYNAMKKMGSKKPLKAIPRPRWRPQAIVFEIVTDKKFDMIIMLFIGLNMLTMTLDHYQQSDTFSAVLDYLNMIFIVIFSSECLLKIFALRYHYFVEPWNLFDFVVVMFSILSLVLSDIIEKYFVSPTLLRVVRVAKVGRVLRLVKGAKGIRTLLFALAMSLPALFNICLLLFLVMFIFAIFGMSFFMHVKDKGGLDDVYNFKTFVQSMILLFQMSTSAGWDGVLDGIINEEECDLPDNERGYPGNCGSATIGITYLLSYLVISFLIVINMYIAVILENYSQATEDVQEGLTDDDYDMYYEIWQRFDPEGTQYIRYDQLSDFLDVLEPPLQIHKPNKYKIISMDIPICRGDMMFCVDILDALTKDFFARKGNPIEESVEVGRPDEVGYEPVSSTLWRQREEYCARLIQHAWRRHRRAQSPTGASVTGSCAGEAEGAPTAVLLDAGGGAGGAHRVVLQAAGAAPRPPEPAPPPAPV from the exons ATGTCCGAGGACTTGGACTCGATCAGCGAGGAAGAACGAAGCTTGTTCCGACCTTTCACCCGAGAATCATTGGCCGCTATCGAATCTCGCATAGCAGAAGAACATGCCAAGCAAAAGGAACTCGAGAAAAAACGAGCGGAAGGAGAG ACCGATTTGGGGCGgacgaaaaagaaaaaagaa GTGCGTTATGATGACGAAGACGAAGATGAGGGTCCCCAACCAGACGCGACCCTGGAACAGGGCCTGCCACTGCCGGTCCGGATGCAAGGCTCCTTTCCGCTCGAACTGGCCTCCACCCCCCTCGAGGACATCGATCCCTTCTACCACAACCAAACA ACTTTCGTAGTCATAAGCAAGGGTAAAGATATCTTCAGATTTTCGGCGACCAATGCCTTGTGGATATTGGATCCTTTCAATCCAATAAGAAGAGTGGCTATATACATTCTAGTACATCCTTTGTTCtctctatttattataaccacGATTCTTGTGAACTGTATACTTATGATCATGCCTACCACGCCCACCGTTGAAAGTACTGA AGTTATCTTTACCGGAATCTACACCTTTGAATCGGCGGTGAAAGTAATGGCCAGGGGTTTCATACTACAGCCATTCACATACCTTAGAGATGCATGGAATTGGCTTGACTTCGTAGTTATAGCTTTAGC TTATGTGACGATGGGCATAGATCTCGGCAACTTGGCCGCTCTCAGAACATTCAGAGTTCTCCGAGCTTTGAAGACTGTGGCCATCGTACCgg GCTTGAAGACAATCGTTGGTGCTGTAATAGAGTCGGTAAAAAATCTGCGGGATGTGATCATTTTGACCATGTTTTCTCTATCTGTGTTTGCCTTAATGGgactacaaatatatatgggtGTGTTAACGCAGAAATGTATCAAGGTATTCCCCGAAGATGGCAGTTGGGGGAATCTAACCGACGAGAATTGGGAAAGGTTTTGTCAAAATGAAA cAAACTGGTATGGCGGAGATGGAGAATACCCTCTGTGTGGAAATTCATCAGGAGCggg gcAATGCGAACCAGGCTACATGTGTTTGCAAGGTTACGGTCCGAACCCTAATTATGGCTACACAAGTTTCGATACCTTTGGCTGGGCTTTTCTATCGGCCTTCCGTCTCATGACTCAGGATTATTGGgagaatttatatcaattg gtGTTGAGATCGGCGGGTTCGTGGCACGTTTTGTTCTTCGTTGTGATCATCTTCTTAGGTTCGTTCTACCTCGTGAATCTGATCTTGGCCATCGTCGCCATGTCGTACGACGAGTTGCAAAAGAAAGCTGAAGAAGAGGAACAGGCGGAAGAGGAAGCACTTAGG GAAGCCGAGCAAAAAGCGGCAGCACGAGCGGATAAGCAGGAAGCACGAGAAGCACATGCTCGAGAGCAAGCGGCAGCAGCGGAAGCAGCAGCCTATGCAGAAGCACACCCCGCCAAGTCCCCCAGCGACTCCTCTTGTCAGAGCTACGAATTGTTCGTGAACCAGGAGCGCGGCAACCAGGATGACAATACGCGCGAGCGCATGTCCCTCCGTAGCGACCCCTTCCAAGATTCGGTGAGCACTCAGCCCACGCACAAGCCAACCGCCACCGAACAGCACCACGAACCGGCACGCCGTCAGAGGAAGGTCAGCATG GCTTCATTATCTCTACCCGGATCACCGTTCAATTTGAGGAGAGGTTCGAGGGGTTCACATCAAATGGCTTTAAGACCGAACGGAAGGAATCGCTATCCGCCCGGAGCTGATAGAAAACCATTGGTATTGTCAACATATTTGGATGCTCAAGAACATTTACCCTATGCAGACGATTCGAATGCTGTCACACCAATGTCAGAGGAAAATGGCGCTATCATAATACCAGTGTACTATGCCAATTTAG GCTCGAGGCACTCTTCCTACACATCCCACCAGTCCCGATTATCGTACACATCTCACGGGGACCTGTTAGGAGGCAAGGCGCAAACGAAGGAGGCCAGACTGAGAGGTCGATCGGCCTCCAGAAACCACAGTGTGACGTCACAACCGCACGCGTACCCTCTGCCACGCCAGGATTCATCACTGGCTTCCAGGCCACTTAGAGAATAT GAAATAAGTACTACGGAGTCCACGGATGAGGCTGGTAAGGTTCTGAAACAGTCCAACGACAATCCATTCATAGAGTCCCAGAGACCAAACGTTGTGGATATGAGAG ACGTCATGGTTTTGAATGAGATAATAGAGCAAGCCGGAAGACAGAGTCGAGCGAGTGAACAAAACG TGTCAGTGTACTACTTCCCAACAGCGGAAGACGATGAGGATGGACCAACCTTCAAAGAGAGACTTCTGGAGTGCTTGATGAAGGGGATTGACTTCTTTTGTGTGTGGGACTGCTGTTGGTTGTGGTTGGAGTTCCAGAAATACGTGGCCCTGCTAGTGTTCGATCCTTTCGTGGAACTGTTTATAACCTTGTGTATTGTGGTCAACACTCTGTTCATGGCTCTGGACCATCACGACATGGACAAAGATATGGACAAAGCATTAAAGAGTGGAAACTAT TTCTTCACAGCGACATTCGGAATAGAAGCGATGCTAAAGTTAATAGCCATGAGTCCAAAGTACTATTTTCAAGAAGGTTGGAACGTCTTCGATTTTATCATCGTCGCATTATCATTGCTAGAATTGGGTTTGGAAGGTGTACAGGGTTTGTCCGTATTGCGTTCATTTCGTTTG CTTCGAGTATTCAAATTGGCAAAGTCATGGCCGACACTTAATTTACTCATCTCTATAATGGGTAGGACGATGGGTGCCTTGGGCAACCTGACCTTCGTATTGTGcatcattattttcatatttgccGTGATGGGTATGCAACTATTCGGGAAAAATTATGTGG ACTATGTAGACCGGTTCCCTGATGGGGACCTTCCTCGGTGGAACTTCACAGACTTCATGCACAGCTTTATGATAGTCTTCAGAGTGCTTTGTGGGGAATGGATTGAGAGTATGTGGGATTGTATGCTTGTGGGTGACGTTTCCTGCATACCCTTCTTCCTAGCCACCGTCGTCATTGGCAATCTTGTC GTACTAAACCTCTTCTTGGCCCTGTTACTGTCAAACTTCGGATCATCGAATTTATCATCGCCAACAGCAGATCAAGATACGAATAAAATAGCAGAAGCTTTTAACCGGATATCTAGGTTTATAGACTGGGTTAAAAAAAGCGTTGCTGACATCTTGAAACTGGTGAAGAACAAGCTCACGAATCAGATTGCAATCCACGCTCCCG GCTTAAAGGCGGCTTTATGTGGCCGCTGTGTCTCCTCAGAACGCGTTGACAACGAACTGGAACTGGGTGCAGATATAGATGACGGAGTCCTCTACAAAGATAAGAAACTTAAAGACCAAGTGGAAGTTGCTATAGGTGATGGGATGGAATTTACAATACCCG GtgataacaaatacaaaaaaggtaaattattaatgaacaaTATCAATGCTATAACGGACAACCACACGGATAACAGGATAAACTGTGAGCTAAATCATCACGGATATCCAATTCAG GACGATGATACCATTAGTCAGAAATCATATGgtagtcataaaattaggtcaTTTAAAGACGAGAGCCATAAAGGATCGACTGACACCATAGACGGAGAAGAAAAGAAAGATGCTAGTAAAGAAGAATTAGGTTTAGAAGAAG aaatgatAGCAGAAGAGGAAGATGGTAAATTAGATCTAGCCAAAATAGACATCAAAGCCGGTGAAGGTGAGGTCATGGACTCGCCGGCCGACTGCTGTCCGGAGCCTTGCTATCAAAGGTTTCCATTTTTGGCTGGAGATGACGAATCACCGTTCTGGCAGGGCTGGGCTATGTTAAGACTCAAAACTTACAGACTTATTGAAAACACGTACTTCGAAACAGCTGTGATAACTATGATATTACTCAGTAGTTTGGCTTTG GCTTTAGAAGATGTTCATTTACCACATCGACCTATACTCCaagacatattatattatatggatCGAATCTTTActgtaatattctttatcgAGATGTTGATCAAGTGGCTCGCTCTAGGATTTCAGAAATACTTCACGAATGCTTGGTGCTGGCTCGACTTCATCATTGTCATg GTCTCGCTTATAAACTTCGTAGCGGCGCTTTGTGGCGCCGGTGGCATTCAGGCGTTCAAAACGATGCGAACGCTTCGAGCTCTCCGACCGCTCAGAGCTATGAGCCGCATGCAGGGCATGAGG GTGGTAGTGAACGCTCTGGTGCAAGCGATACCATCCATCTTCAATGTGCTGCTCGTGTGTCTAATATTCTGGCTTATTTTCGCTATAATGGGTGTACAACTCTTCGCCgggaaatattttaag TGTGTCGACATGAACCATACCACCTTAAGCCACGAAATAATACCAGACAGAAACGCGTgcattttagaaaattataccTGGGAGAACTCACCAATGAATTTCGATCATGTTGGTAAAGCATATTTGTGCCTATTTCAAGTCGCCACTTTCAAAGGTTGGATTCAGATTATGAACGACGCTATTGATTCACGAGAG GTAGACCGACAACCCATCAGAGAGACGaacatatacatgtatttatattttgtatttttcatcATCTTCGGATCTTTCTTCACTCTTAACCTATTCATTGGTGTGATCATCGATAACTTTAACGAGCAGAAGAAGAAAGCTGGAGGCAGTCTTGAAATGTTCATGACAGAGGATCAGAAGAAGTATTACAACGCCATGAAGAAAATGGGTTCCAAGAAACCACTGAAGGCCATACCAAGACCAAGA tgGCGACCTCAAGCAATTGTATTCGAAATAGTAACGGATAAGAAATTCGACATGATTATCATGTTGTTCATTGGTCTGAACATGTTGACGATGACACTAGACCACTATCAGCAGTCAGACACGTTCAGCGCTGTCCTGGATTACCTTAACATGATATTCATCGTAATATTTAGTTCAGAGTGcctgttaaaaattttcgcCTTACGATACCATTACTTCGTGGAGCCTTGGAATTTATTCGATTTCGTCGTTGTGATGTTTTCTATACTCA GTTTGGTTTTGAGTGATATTATAGAGAAGTACTTTGTGTCGCCTACTCTGTTAAGAGTAGTCAGAGTAGCAAAAGTTGGTCGAGTTCTTCGACTTGTGAAAGGAGCAAAGGGCATCCGAACGCTATTGTTCGCCTTAGCCATGTCACTGCCAGCTCTCttcaatatttgtttactaTTGTTTCTAGTGATGTTTATCTTCGCAATATTTGGAATGTCATTTTTCATGCATGTGAAGGACAAAGGAGGCCTCGACGACgtgtacaattttaaaacttttgtgcAGAGTATGATTTTGCTATTTCAG ATGTCAACCTCAGCCGGTTGGGACGGAGTTCTCGACGGCATCATAAATGAGGAAGAGTGTGATCTGCCAGATAATGAGCGTGGTTACCCTGGAAACTGTGGATCGGCTACAATCGGGATCACTTACCTACTGTCCTACCTCGTAATATCTTTCCTCATTGTTATTAACATGTATATCGCTGTCATTCTCGAGAACTACTCTCAG gcAACGGAAGATGTACAAGAAGGCCTAACTGACGACGACTACGACATGTATTACGAAATATGGCAGCGATTCGATCCCGAGGGTACGCAGTATATCAGATACGACCAACTGTCTGATTTCTTAGATGTGCTCGAACCGCCGTTGCAAATACACAAACCTAATAAGTACAAGATTATATCTATGGACATACCAATATGCCGCGGAGACATGATGTTCTGCGTGGACATCCTTGACGCACTCACGAAGGATTTCTTCGCGAGGAAGGGCAATCCCATCGAGGAGTCGGTGGAGGTTGGCCGGCCAGACGAGGTCGGGTACGAGCCCGTGTCGTCGACGTTGTGGCGACAGCGCGAGGAGTACTGTGCGCGGCTCATCCAGCATGCCTGGCGGCGGCATCGACGAGCGCAGTCCCCGACGGGCGCCTCGGTGACTGGATCGTGCGCTGGCGAGGCGGAAGGCGCGCCCACGGCCGTGCTACTGGACGCAGGCGGTGGTGCGGGCGGTGCGCATCGCGTGGTGCTGCAGGCAGCCGGTGCGGCGCCCCGGCCTCCTGAACCCGCGCCGCCGCCCGCGCCCGTCTGA